From one Rhopalosiphum padi isolate XX-2018 chromosome 2, ASM2088224v1, whole genome shotgun sequence genomic stretch:
- the LOC132923058 gene encoding juvenile hormone acid O-methyltransferase-like: MRFPEQYIKNNGLQRKNAEDTSNTYIQRMVWKSNEIILDIGCGPGDVTSDILYPLLMNNINYLIGVDKSLEMVEYAKKTYECSKIGFGVLDIENANDCSFYSNKFNKIFSFFCFHWIHNKPDTLCNLHSMLKNGGEMLINFLLINPFAELYTSLDAEWQKYVKGIEKMFHNLYSQDEIRDIFIKSGFRVINLESSIKKYSFSDLSTFLNLLKAVDDMYTLLPKQLHNKYFEHIKEKLCKTQAVEICPITGIVTFSYTPITVHAIKD, from the exons ATGCGTTTCCCAGagcagtatattaaaaataatggtctTCAACGGAAAAATGCCGAGGATACttctaatacatatatacaaagaATGGTTTGGAAatctaatgaaataattttagacATAGGATGTGGACCAGGCGATGTAACCTCAGATATTCTTTATcctttattaatgaataatatcaattatttg attggaGTTGATAAATCATTAGAAATGGTAGAATATgctaaaaaaacatatgaatGCTCTAAGATAGGTTTCGGAGTTCTAGATATTGAAAACGCCAATGACTGTTCTTTTTATTCgaacaaatttaacaaaatattttcatttttctgctTTCATTGGATTCATAATAAACCTGATACCTTGTGTAATCTACATTCAATGTTGAAAAATGGTGGAGAAATGTTGATTAACTTCTTGTTAATCAATCCGTTTGCTGAATTGTATACATCTTTGGATGCAGAATGGCAAAAATATGTTAAA ggtatagaaaaaatgttccATAATTTGTATTCACAAGATGAAATAAgagatatttttatcaaatctgGATTTCgagttattaatttagaatcaagtattaaaaaatattcattttcagacctttcaacatttttaa ATTTACTTAAAGCTGTAGACGATATGTACACTTTATTGCCAAAGCAGTTACATAACAAATACTTCgaacatattaaagaaaaactaTGTAAGACACAAGCAGTTGAAATATGTCCAATTACTGGAATAGTAACTTTTTCATATACACCTATTACTGTGCATGCGatcaaagattaa